One genomic window of Streptococcus mitis includes the following:
- a CDS encoding type II toxin-antitoxin system HicA family toxin produces the protein MTERELKKLAKKKGFIKTSFGKGSHEVWKHPDGRTVTIPKPKENDYRPGTLGKILKVLEGE, from the coding sequence ATGACCGAAAGAGAACTAAAAAAGCTTGCTAAGAAAAAAGGTTTTATCAAAACATCTTTTGGTAAAGGTTCGCATGAAGTTTGGAAACATCCAGACGGAAGAACGGTAACGATACCTAAACCAAAAGAAAACGATTATAGACCTGGAACACTGGGCAAGATTTTGAAAGTATTGGAAGGGGAGTAA
- the uvrA gene encoding excinuclease ABC subunit UvrA: MQDKIVIHGARAHNLKNIDVEIPRDKLVVVTGLSGSGKSSLAFDTLYAEGQRRYVESLSAYARQFLGNMEKPDVDAIDGLSPAISIDQKTTSKNPRSTVGTTTEINDYLRLLYARVGTPYCINGHGAIKASSVEQIVDKVLELPERQRLQVLAPVIRKKKGQHKSVIEKVQKDGYVRVRVDGEVYDVTEVPELSKSKQHNIDVVVDRIVIKEGIRSRLFDSIEAALRIAEGYVIIDTMDDSELLFSEHYACPVCGFTVPELEPRLFSFNAPFGSCSECDGLGIKLEVDTDLVVPDASKTLREGALAPWNPISSNYYPNMLEQAMTAFGVDMDKSFEDLSEEDKNLILYGSDGKEFHFHYENEFGGVRDIDIPFEGVVNNIKRRYHETNSDYTRTQMRLYMNELTCGTCHGYRLNDQALSVRVGGEQGPHIGEISDLSIADHLDLVSQLTLSENEAIIARPILKEIKDRLTFLNNVGLNYLTLSRSAGTLSGGESQRIRLATQIGSNLSGVLYILDEPSIGLHQRDNDRLIASLKKMRDLGNTLIVVEHDEDTMREADYLIDVGPGAGVFGGEIVAAGTPKQVARNSKSITGQYLSGKRAIPVPEERRVGNGRFIEVTGARENNLQNVTARFPLGKFIAVTGVSGSGKSTLINSILKKAIAQKLNRNSDKAGKFKTITGIEHVDRLIDIDQSPIGRTPRSNPATYTGVFDDIRDLFAQTNEAKIRGYKKGRFSFNVKGGRCEACSGDGIIKIEMHFLPDVYVACEVCHGTRYNSETLEVHYKEKNISQVLDMTVNDAVEFFQHIPKIQRKLQTIKDVGLGYVTLGQPATTLSGGEAQRMKLASELHKRSTGKSFYILDEPTTGLHTEDIARLLKVLARFVDDGNTVLVIEHNLDVIKTADHIIDLGPEGGVGGGTIIATGTPEEVAANEASYTGHYLKGKLHHE; encoded by the coding sequence ATGCAAGATAAAATTGTCATTCATGGGGCGCGTGCCCATAATTTAAAAAATATTGATGTGGAGATTCCGCGAGACAAGTTGGTTGTCGTAACCGGCTTGTCAGGTTCAGGGAAATCCAGTCTGGCTTTTGATACCCTCTATGCGGAGGGTCAACGTCGCTATGTGGAGAGTTTGTCAGCCTACGCTCGTCAATTCTTGGGGAATATGGAGAAGCCCGATGTAGATGCTATTGATGGTCTCAGCCCAGCTATTTCCATCGACCAGAAAACGACTAGTAAAAATCCTCGCTCGACCGTGGGAACAACGACTGAAATCAATGACTATCTGCGTCTCCTCTACGCACGTGTGGGGACGCCTTACTGTATCAACGGGCATGGGGCTATCAAGGCTTCTTCGGTGGAGCAAATCGTGGATAAGGTTTTGGAGTTACCTGAACGCCAGCGCCTGCAAGTTTTAGCTCCGGTCATCCGCAAGAAAAAAGGCCAACATAAGAGTGTTATTGAGAAGGTTCAGAAAGACGGTTATGTCCGTGTCCGTGTGGATGGGGAAGTCTATGATGTGACCGAAGTGCCAGAGTTGTCTAAGAGCAAGCAACACAATATTGATGTCGTGGTTGACCGTATTGTTATCAAGGAGGGTATCCGTAGTCGTCTCTTTGATTCCATTGAGGCTGCCCTTCGTATTGCAGAAGGTTATGTCATTATCGACACCATGGACGACTCTGAGTTGTTGTTCTCTGAGCATTATGCCTGCCCAGTTTGTGGATTTACTGTTCCAGAGTTAGAGCCGCGTCTCTTCTCCTTCAATGCTCCTTTTGGCTCTTGTAGTGAGTGTGACGGCTTGGGCATCAAGCTGGAGGTGGATACTGATTTGGTAGTACCAGATGCCAGCAAAACCTTACGTGAGGGGGCCTTGGCTCCTTGGAATCCTATCTCATCCAACTACTATCCAAATATGCTAGAGCAGGCTATGACAGCCTTTGGAGTGGATATGGATAAGTCTTTTGAGGACTTGTCAGAAGAAGATAAGAACTTGATTCTCTATGGCTCAGATGGTAAGGAATTCCATTTCCACTATGAGAATGAATTTGGTGGTGTGCGCGATATCGACATTCCTTTTGAGGGAGTTGTCAATAATATCAAGCGTCGCTATCACGAGACAAACAGCGATTATACACGCACTCAGATGCGCCTCTACATGAATGAGCTGACCTGCGGAACCTGTCACGGCTATCGTCTCAATGATCAGGCCTTGTCTGTCCGTGTGGGTGGTGAGCAAGGACCACATATCGGAGAAATTTCAGACCTGTCTATCGCAGACCACTTGGACTTGGTGAGCCAGCTAACCTTGTCTGAAAATGAAGCCATCATTGCTCGTCCCATTCTCAAAGAAATCAAGGACCGTTTGACTTTCCTCAATAACGTGGGGCTTAACTATCTGACCCTGTCTCGTTCAGCAGGAACCCTTTCAGGTGGGGAAAGTCAGCGTATTCGTTTGGCAACCCAGATTGGTTCTAACCTATCAGGTGTTCTTTATATTCTAGATGAGCCGTCAATCGGTCTTCACCAGAGGGATAATGACCGTTTGATTGCCAGTCTCAAAAAGATGCGTGATTTGGGTAATACTCTCATCGTGGTGGAACATGATGAAGATACTATGCGCGAAGCTGATTATCTGATTGACGTTGGTCCTGGTGCCGGTGTTTTTGGTGGGGAGATTGTTGCTGCAGGTACGCCCAAACAGGTGGCTCGCAACAGCAAGTCTATCACAGGCCAGTACTTGTCAGGAAAACGTGCCATTCCAGTACCAGAAGAGCGACGTGTCGGAAATGGTCGTTTTATCGAGGTGACAGGAGCGCGTGAGAACAACCTGCAAAATGTCACAGCTCGCTTTCCACTAGGAAAATTCATCGCCGTTACAGGGGTATCTGGCTCAGGCAAGTCGACCCTAATCAACAGCATTCTCAAAAAAGCTATTGCCCAGAAGCTCAACCGCAATTCAGACAAAGCAGGTAAATTTAAGACTATTACAGGGATTGAGCATGTCGACCGCTTGATTGATATTGACCAGAGCCCTATCGGACGGACGCCGAGGTCCAACCCAGCTACCTATACAGGTGTCTTTGACGATATACGTGACCTTTTTGCTCAAACAAACGAAGCCAAGATTCGTGGTTACAAGAAGGGGCGCTTCAGTTTTAACGTCAAGGGTGGTCGTTGCGAAGCCTGCTCAGGTGACGGGATCATCAAGATTGAGATGCACTTCTTGCCAGATGTTTATGTGGCTTGTGAAGTCTGCCACGGAACCCGCTACAATAGTGAAACCCTAGAAGTTCATTACAAGGAAAAAAATATCTCGCAGGTCTTGGATATGACCGTCAACGATGCAGTGGAATTCTTCCAACATATTCCAAAGATTCAACGTAAACTTCAGACCATCAAGGATGTGGGACTGGGCTATGTGACGCTAGGGCAACCAGCTACCACCCTTTCTGGGGGAGAAGCCCAGCGTATGAAGCTGGCTAGTGAACTCCACAAACGATCGACAGGAAAATCTTTCTACATTCTGGATGAGCCGACGACAGGTCTTCATACCGAGGATATCGCTCGCTTGCTTAAGGTTTTAGCTCGCTTTGTAGACGATGGCAATACAGTCCTCGTCATTGAGCACAATCTAGACGTTATTAAGACTGCAGACCATATTATTGACTTGGGACCTGAGGGCGGTGTCGGTGGTGGAACCATCATCGCAACAGGAACTCCAGAAGAAGTAGCGGCCAATGAAGCCAGCTACACAGGACACTATTTGAAAGGAAAGTTACATCATGAATAA
- the spx gene encoding transcriptional regulator Spx — MIKIYTVSSCTSCKKAKTWLNAHQLSYKEQNLGKEGITREELLDILTKTDNGIASIVSSKNRYAKALGVDIEDLSVNEVLNLIMETPRILKSPILVDEKRLQVGYKEDDIRAFLPRSVRNVENAEARLRAAL, encoded by the coding sequence ATGATTAAAATTTATACAGTCTCAAGTTGTACTAGCTGTAAAAAAGCAAAAACCTGGCTCAATGCCCACCAGTTAAGTTATAAAGAACAAAACCTTGGTAAAGAAGGAATTACGAGAGAAGAATTACTGGATATTCTAACCAAAACAGATAACGGAATAGCCAGCATCGTTTCGTCTAAAAATCGCTATGCCAAAGCCCTTGGAGTGGATATTGAAGATTTGAGTGTCAACGAAGTCCTCAATCTGATTATGGAAACACCGAGAATTTTAAAGAGCCCAATCCTTGTAGATGAAAAACGCCTGCAAGTTGGCTATAAGGAAGATGATATTCGTGCCTTCCTACCACGCTCTGTCCGTAATGTAGAAAATGCAGAAGCACGTTTGCGTGCAGCTCTATAA
- a CDS encoding SP0191 family lipoprotein produces MKKIVLVSLAFLFVLVGCGQKKETGTATKTEKDTLQSALPVIENAEKNTVVTKTLVLPKSDDGSQQTQTITYKDKTFLSLTIQQKRPVSDELKTYIDQHGVEETQKALLEAEEKDEAIIEARKLAGFKLETKLLSATELQTTTSFDFQVLDVKKASQLEYLKNIGLENLLKNEPSKYISDRLANGATEQ; encoded by the coding sequence ATGAAAAAAATAGTTCTTGTTAGTCTAGCTTTCCTTTTTGTCCTAGTTGGTTGCGGACAGAAAAAAGAAACTGGAACAGCTACAAAAACAGAAAAGGATACGCTTCAGTCGGCATTGCCAGTTATTGAGAATGCTGAGAAGAATACAGTTGTGACCAAGACTTTGGTCTTGCCCAAGTCAGATGATGGTAGCCAGCAAACCCAAACCATTACATACAAGGACAAGACTTTTTTGAGCTTAACGATTCAACAAAAACGTCCAGTTTCTGATGAGTTGAAGACTTATATCGACCAACATGGGGTGGAAGAAACTCAAAAAGCTCTTCTCGAGGCAGAGGAGAAGGATGAGGCTATCATAGAAGCTCGTAAATTAGCAGGATTTAAGCTTGAAACCAAACTATTGAGCGCAACAGAACTTCAAACAACGACTAGTTTTGATTTTCAAGTTTTGGATGTCAAGAAGGCTTCTCAGTTAGAATATTTGAAGAACATTGGTTTAGAAAATCTCTTGAAGAATGAACCAAGCAAATATATTTCAGACAGATTGGCAAATGGCG
- the mgtA gene encoding magnesium-translocating P-type ATPase: MKTTKERLATAIHTSLNETLSFYKTSLTGLTEEQVEKNRDRYGENTITKGQEDSILKKIYESIINPFTIILLVIAVISLVTNVWLAKPGQEDPTTSIIIVVLVLISGGIRFVQELRSDKAATNLSKMIVNTATVIRQGEIQEVPIDDLVVGDVVKLSAGDMIPADLLLFESRDFFVQQSGLTGESESVEKLALTKATVQQSDSLLEAEALTFMGTNVLSGSAKAVILAVGDDTMMGAIEQTLNTYDEPTSFEREMNSISWLLIRLMLVMVPIVFLSNGLTDGDWLEAGVFALSVGVGLTPEMLPMIITASLAKGSIIMAKEKVVIKKLNAIQDLGAIDILCTDKTGTLTQDEIVLEYPLDIHGDLDLTVLRRAYLNSYFQTGLKNLMDRAIIKRTEKEAKEHTLLQNLAQTFQKIDELPFDFERRRMSVIVKDEHGVVSLVTKGALEEMLTISSHAEYHGVITSLTDAIREEILAEVRQLNQQGLRVLGVAYKSGLREGHAYTVDDEGDMILTGYLAFLDPPKPSAAPAIKALLEHGVQTKILTGDNEKVTQAVCEKVGLDINQMLLGSEIDQMSNQELAQAVEEVTVFAKLSPDQKARIILQFKANGHAVGYMGDGINDAPSMKVADVGISVDTAVDIAKETADVILLDKDLMVLEKGLVEGRKVYANMTKYIKMTVSSNFGNILSLLVSGIFLPFLPMAPVHLIILNLVYDLSCIALPFDKVDKDFLRNPHTWEAKSITRFMVWMGPISSAFDILTFILLYFIIVPMTTGQAYVHGAESAVGFIVLFQTGWFIESMWSQTMVIHMLRSAKIPFLQSRPAWLVLVTTLLAAAFVTFLPYSPLASLLHLTPLKSIYFIFLLFIIILYMISVTIVKKIYIKKYKEWL, encoded by the coding sequence ATGAAAACTACAAAAGAAAGATTAGCAACAGCTATTCATACATCTTTAAACGAAACTCTCTCTTTTTATAAGACAAGTCTAACAGGCTTGACTGAGGAGCAGGTGGAGAAAAATCGTGACCGATATGGCGAAAATACTATCACAAAGGGTCAAGAAGACAGTATCCTCAAAAAGATTTACGAATCCATTATCAATCCTTTTACAATCATCTTACTGGTCATCGCCGTAATTTCCTTGGTGACCAATGTCTGGTTGGCAAAACCAGGTCAAGAAGATCCGACGACTTCTATTATCATCGTTGTCCTAGTCCTCATTTCTGGTGGCATACGCTTTGTCCAAGAACTCCGTAGTGATAAGGCTGCGACCAATCTATCAAAAATGATTGTCAACACAGCGACTGTCATTCGTCAAGGAGAAATCCAAGAAGTACCTATCGATGATTTGGTAGTGGGTGACGTGGTTAAATTAAGCGCTGGAGACATGATTCCAGCAGATCTTCTTTTATTTGAGTCGCGCGATTTCTTTGTACAACAGTCGGGCTTGACAGGTGAAAGTGAATCGGTTGAAAAATTGGCCTTGACCAAGGCAACAGTTCAACAATCTGATAGTCTGCTAGAAGCAGAAGCGCTCACCTTTATGGGAACCAATGTCTTATCTGGTAGTGCCAAGGCCGTGATTTTAGCAGTTGGCGATGATACCATGATGGGGGCCATTGAGCAGACTTTGAACACCTATGACGAGCCTACTTCGTTTGAGCGGGAGATGAATAGTATTTCTTGGCTCCTGATTCGCTTGATGTTGGTCATGGTTCCCATCGTGTTTCTTTCTAATGGCTTGACAGATGGAGATTGGTTAGAAGCTGGCGTATTTGCTTTGAGTGTTGGTGTCGGATTAACACCTGAGATGCTTCCTATGATTATCACGGCCAGTCTAGCAAAAGGCTCCATTATCATGGCCAAGGAAAAAGTGGTTATCAAGAAACTCAATGCCATACAGGACTTAGGGGCGATTGATATCTTGTGTACGGATAAAACCGGAACCCTCACTCAAGACGAAATTGTTCTTGAATATCCTTTGGATATACATGGAGATTTGGATTTGACCGTCTTGAGACGAGCTTATCTCAATTCTTATTTTCAAACGGGCTTGAAAAATTTGATGGACAGAGCCATCATCAAACGGACTGAAAAGGAAGCAAAAGAACACACCCTCTTGCAAAATCTGGCTCAAACTTTTCAAAAAATAGATGAGCTTCCCTTTGATTTTGAACGTAGACGGATGAGTGTTATCGTTAAGGATGAACACGGAGTGGTTAGTTTGGTAACCAAGGGGGCCCTAGAGGAAATGTTGACGATTTCCAGTCATGCGGAATACCATGGAGTGATTACTTCATTGACAGATGCTATTAGAGAAGAAATTTTAGCGGAAGTCCGACAACTAAATCAACAAGGTTTGCGTGTCTTGGGAGTGGCCTATAAGTCAGGTTTGAGGGAAGGTCATGCCTATACAGTTGATGATGAAGGGGATATGATTCTAACTGGTTATTTAGCCTTCCTAGATCCTCCTAAACCATCTGCAGCACCAGCAATTAAGGCTCTGTTAGAACATGGGGTTCAAACAAAGATTTTGACGGGAGACAACGAAAAAGTTACCCAAGCAGTCTGTGAAAAGGTTGGTTTGGATATCAATCAGATGCTGTTAGGATCTGAAATTGATCAGATGAGTAATCAAGAATTGGCTCAAGCCGTGGAGGAGGTAACAGTCTTTGCCAAACTTTCTCCTGACCAAAAAGCAAGGATTATTTTGCAATTTAAGGCTAATGGTCATGCTGTAGGTTATATGGGGGATGGAATCAATGACGCTCCTTCTATGAAGGTTGCAGATGTGGGGATTTCTGTTGATACAGCAGTAGATATTGCCAAAGAAACAGCTGATGTTATCCTACTTGATAAGGATCTCATGGTGCTGGAAAAAGGACTTGTTGAAGGTCGTAAGGTATATGCCAATATGACTAAATATATCAAAATGACAGTGAGTTCTAATTTTGGGAATATCTTATCCCTATTGGTCTCTGGCATCTTTTTGCCATTTTTACCAATGGCACCAGTCCATTTGATTATCCTAAATCTAGTCTATGATTTGTCTTGTATTGCCTTGCCTTTTGACAAGGTGGATAAAGATTTTTTGAGAAATCCGCATACCTGGGAAGCTAAGTCCATCACACGTTTCATGGTTTGGATGGGGCCTATTTCTTCTGCCTTTGATATTTTGACCTTTATTTTGCTCTATTTTATCATTGTACCCATGACGACAGGTCAAGCCTATGTCCATGGAGCGGAGTCTGCCGTAGGATTTATTGTCTTGTTTCAGACAGGTTGGTTTATCGAGTCCATGTGGTCACAGACCATGGTTATTCATATGTTGCGTTCAGCCAAAATTCCCTTTTTACAAAGTCGTCCAGCTTGGCTAGTCCTTGTGACAACCTTATTGGCTGCAGCCTTTGTGACCTTCCTTCCCTATAGTCCACTAGCTAGTCTTCTCCATCTAACTCCTTTAAAATCGATTTATTTCATCTTTTTACTTTTCATCATTATTTTGTATATGATTAGCGTGACAATTGTGAAAAAAATCTATATTAAGAAATATAAAGAATGGCTGTAA
- a CDS encoding transcriptional regulator, which translates to MELDKFKTMMNVRERMTYFLRFQRMAGSENQVTIDEEAWELVLPDQWNLSGEHEKAIREGLEIFAHDINSIENKRARKYFIIHYCYMRKKTVSECLEIAGTKSTSYHRYKQIAVLNFARLHQNGELEAYK; encoded by the coding sequence ATGGAGCTGGATAAGTTTAAAACGATGATGAACGTAAGAGAGCGGATGACTTACTTTCTGAGATTCCAGAGGATGGCAGGGAGTGAAAACCAAGTTACGATAGATGAAGAGGCTTGGGAACTTGTCTTACCTGATCAGTGGAATTTGAGCGGTGAGCATGAAAAAGCAATCCGTGAGGGGTTGGAGATATTCGCCCACGACATCAACAGCATAGAGAACAAACGAGCCAGAAAATACTTTATTATCCATTATTGCTACATGAGGAAGAAAACAGTAAGCGAATGTTTAGAAATTGCTGGGACAAAATCCACTAGCTACCACCGATATAAACAGATAGCCGTCTTAAACTTTGCGAGACTCCACCAGAACGGAGAGCTAGAAGCATATAAGTAG
- a CDS encoding M24 family metallopeptidase yields MNKRVQAFLAKMQEKELDGIIINNLKNVYYLTGFWGSNGTVFISRDRQVLVTDSRYIIAAKQETSGFEIVADRDELAVIAGIVKDMGLSRIGFEDEISVSYYHRMQVAFEGIDLLPQTQFVEGLRMIKDEAEIAAIRKACSISDQAFRDALDFIKPGKTEIEIANFLDFRMRELGASGLSFDTILASGINSSKPHAHPMHKPVELGEAITMDFGCLYDHYVSDMTRTIYLGHVSDEQAEIYNTVLKANQALIDQAKAGLGFRDFDKIPRDIIIEAGYGDYFTHGIGHGIGLDIHEEPYFSQTSTEIIKAGMALTDEPGIYIEGKYGVRIEDDILITEAGCELLTLAPKELIVI; encoded by the coding sequence ATGAATAAACGTGTACAAGCATTTCTAGCTAAAATGCAAGAAAAAGAACTAGATGGCATCATCATCAATAACCTTAAAAACGTCTATTATTTGACTGGTTTTTGGGGCTCAAACGGAACAGTCTTCATCAGCCGTGACCGTCAGGTCTTGGTGACAGACTCTCGCTATATCATTGCAGCTAAGCAAGAAACCAGTGGGTTTGAGATTGTGGCTGATCGTGATGAATTGGCTGTCATTGCAGGCATTGTTAAGGATATGGGCTTGTCTCGAATCGGTTTTGAGGATGAGATTTCAGTATCTTATTACCACCGTATGCAGGTAGCCTTTGAAGGAATTGACTTGCTTCCACAAACTCAGTTTGTTGAAGGTCTTCGTATGATTAAGGATGAGGCGGAGATTGCAGCTATTCGCAAGGCTTGTTCTATTTCAGACCAAGCTTTCCGCGATGCGCTTGACTTCATCAAACCAGGAAAAACTGAGATTGAGATTGCCAACTTCCTTGACTTCCGCATGCGTGAGTTGGGAGCATCTGGCTTGTCTTTTGACACTATTCTAGCTAGTGGGATCAACTCTTCCAAACCCCATGCCCATCCTATGCACAAACCAGTGGAGCTAGGAGAAGCCATTACCATGGACTTCGGTTGCCTTTATGACCACTATGTCAGTGATATGACACGGACTATCTACTTGGGGCATGTTAGCGACGAGCAAGCAGAGATTTACAATACGGTTTTGAAAGCCAACCAAGCCTTGATTGACCAGGCTAAAGCAGGATTAGGTTTCCGTGACTTTGACAAAATTCCTCGTGATATTATCATCGAGGCAGGTTATGGCGACTACTTTACCCACGGTATCGGACACGGTATTGGGCTGGATATTCATGAGGAACCTTACTTTAGCCAAACTTCTACAGAAATTATTAAGGCAGGTATGGCCTTAACCGATGAACCAGGTATCTATATCGAAGGTAAATATGGCGTTCGTATTGAGGATGATATCCTGATTACAGAGGCAGGTTGTGAATTATTGACCCTAGCTCCAAAAGAGTTGATAGTTATCTAA
- a CDS encoding type II toxin-antitoxin system HicB family antitoxin, whose product MKYTYLALFEADKENGGYTISFPDFSGAISEADTLNEAIYNAREVLEIYTIMFEDEGKKFPEPSSFKALASQLGSDEDILQAISVDAELVRERERSKVVNKTVTLPNWLVEVGKENKINFSQLLQKAIREELQV is encoded by the coding sequence ATGAAATACACTTACTTGGCACTGTTTGAAGCAGATAAAGAAAACGGGGGATATACTATCTCTTTCCCAGACTTTTCTGGAGCGATTAGCGAGGCGGACACCTTAAACGAGGCAATTTATAACGCCCGTGAGGTGCTAGAAATTTATACAATCATGTTTGAAGATGAAGGCAAAAAGTTTCCAGAGCCTTCAAGTTTCAAGGCTTTGGCTAGTCAACTTGGCAGTGATGAGGATATTCTGCAAGCTATCTCAGTAGATGCAGAACTGGTCAGAGAGCGCGAACGTTCTAAGGTTGTCAATAAGACTGTAACCCTTCCTAATTGGTTGGTTGAAGTTGGTAAAGAAAATAAAATCAATTTTAGTCAGCTATTACAGAAAGCAATCAGAGAAGAATTACAGGTATAG
- a CDS encoding DNA primase family protein translates to MKELENRIFKAGEEWRAEHTETKVNETTGDVTEKVAMPQTFTVAKILSEIVTFTFISKSNIPDYSLLYIYDLDEGIYTASNDLFNLLCKTFDVRIKPREWPQIKLMVRTLAKIRKPLESSNLIPVQNGIINLETKELLPFSPKYVITSKISTAYHAPKRVPTDREGKTFDDWLNSIACNDSELVTLFWQIILEAINPNHTRNKFAIFYGDGNNGKGTFQRFLINLIGESNISALKPAQFGEKHNLETLVGKVCNIGDEAPNEYLKNPSDLMSITSGDTVLVNPKGRPAFEATFKLFNIFSGNYIPNGGNKTKGWYRRIMIVPFNADFNGEKEKPWIKNEFLANNKVLEYALYKAINQEPFTHFIEPKAVKGLLEEYQEDNDYLLSWVKHEYMEKGWHELDVVPVFIVTRSLKHYAEDMGIPKPNVYGAGKETIKHLQQLTPNRYALRKKRVPSEDFEKLEAWDVDKIKMRTPQHSITKQE, encoded by the coding sequence ATGAAGGAGCTTGAAAATCGTATATTTAAAGCTGGTGAAGAATGGCGGGCAGAACATACCGAAACTAAGGTAAATGAGACCACAGGGGACGTTACCGAAAAGGTTGCCATGCCCCAGACATTCACAGTAGCTAAAATACTGAGCGAGATTGTCACATTTACTTTTATCAGTAAGAGCAATATACCTGATTATAGCCTACTCTATATCTACGATTTAGACGAGGGTATCTATACCGCTAGTAATGATCTATTCAATCTTTTGTGTAAGACCTTTGACGTTAGAATTAAACCCAGAGAGTGGCCACAGATTAAGTTAATGGTTAGAACATTGGCAAAGATACGAAAACCTTTAGAAAGTTCCAACCTCATTCCCGTACAGAATGGCATTATCAACTTAGAAACTAAGGAGCTACTCCCCTTTAGTCCTAAGTATGTAATTACAAGTAAGATAAGCACGGCCTACCACGCGCCTAAACGAGTCCCAACAGATAGAGAGGGCAAAACTTTTGATGATTGGCTAAACTCAATCGCTTGTAATGATAGTGAACTGGTAACACTGTTTTGGCAGATTATCCTTGAAGCTATTAACCCTAACCATACCCGAAATAAGTTTGCTATCTTCTACGGGGACGGTAACAATGGTAAAGGGACATTTCAGCGCTTCCTTATCAATCTGATAGGGGAAAGTAATATATCAGCCTTAAAGCCTGCACAGTTCGGAGAAAAGCATAACTTGGAGACCTTGGTAGGTAAGGTTTGTAATATTGGAGACGAAGCGCCTAACGAATACTTAAAAAATCCGTCTGATTTAATGAGTATCACTAGTGGGGACACCGTGCTAGTCAATCCCAAAGGTCGGCCAGCCTTTGAAGCTACTTTCAAGTTATTCAATATCTTTTCAGGGAATTATATCCCCAATGGTGGAAACAAGACAAAAGGCTGGTATCGTAGAATTATGATCGTCCCTTTTAATGCTGACTTTAACGGGGAGAAGGAAAAACCTTGGATAAAAAATGAATTTTTGGCCAATAATAAAGTATTAGAGTACGCACTTTACAAAGCTATCAATCAAGAGCCATTTACTCACTTTATCGAACCTAAAGCAGTTAAAGGACTCCTAGAAGAATACCAGGAGGATAATGACTACTTACTTTCATGGGTTAAGCATGAATACATGGAAAAAGGTTGGCATGAGCTGGACGTAGTACCTGTTTTTATCGTTACAAGATCACTAAAGCACTATGCCGAAGATATGGGAATACCCAAGCCCAATGTTTACGGGGCTGGTAAAGAAACTATCAAGCACTTACAACAGTTGACGCCCAATCGGTATGCTCTAAGAAAGAAAAGAGTTCCTTCAGAAGACTTTGAAAAACTAGAGGCATGGGACGTTGACAAGATAAAAATGCGGACACCTCAACACTCTATCACTAAACAAGAATAA